A region of Pelomicrobium methylotrophicum DNA encodes the following proteins:
- the glgC gene encoding glucose-1-phosphate adenylyltransferase: protein MGASQTQNGAPSTIRAEISTRFISLLTKNTLALILAGGRGSRLKHLTDWRAKPAVPFGGKFRIIDFPLSNCVNSGIRRIGVVTQYKAQSLIRHIQRGWSFLGGQLGEFVEVMPAQQRIQETWYQGTADAVFQNLDIVRSYNPQYVLILAGDHVYKMDYGRLLAHHVSNAADCTVGCVEMPREEASAFGVMAVDENLRIIEFQEKPQDPKPMPGKPDKALVSMGIYVFNAPFLYEQLIRDADDPRSEHDFGRNIIPHLIRRYRVFAHRLHDSCVNMVDGVPYWRDVGTVDAYWEANLDLVTVKPQLNLYDKEWPIWTYQEQLPPAKFVFDEEGRRGAAVDSMVSGGCVISGSTVRRSLLFSDVRVNSYCTIEDAVILPNVQIGRHAVLKKVIIDCRCVIPEGLQVGVDPDEDRKRFYVTEKGVTLITPEMLGQRVHQVR from the coding sequence ATGGGCGCGAGCCAAACCCAGAACGGCGCACCCAGCACGATCCGTGCCGAGATTTCCACCCGCTTCATCAGCCTGCTCACCAAGAACACCTTGGCGCTCATCCTGGCCGGCGGCCGGGGCTCGCGGCTCAAGCATCTCACCGATTGGCGGGCCAAGCCGGCCGTGCCTTTCGGGGGAAAGTTCCGCATCATCGACTTTCCGCTGTCCAACTGCGTGAACTCGGGCATCCGCCGCATCGGTGTCGTGACGCAATACAAGGCGCAGAGCTTAATCCGGCATATCCAGCGCGGGTGGAGCTTCCTCGGTGGCCAGCTCGGGGAGTTCGTGGAAGTCATGCCCGCACAGCAGCGTATTCAGGAGACCTGGTACCAGGGCACCGCCGACGCGGTGTTCCAGAACCTGGACATCGTGCGCTCCTACAACCCCCAGTACGTCCTGATCCTGGCTGGCGACCACGTCTATAAGATGGATTACGGGCGGCTGCTTGCCCATCACGTCTCCAACGCTGCCGACTGCACGGTGGGATGCGTCGAGATGCCCCGCGAGGAGGCCAGCGCTTTCGGTGTGATGGCGGTGGACGAGAACCTGCGGATCATCGAATTCCAGGAAAAGCCCCAGGACCCCAAACCCATGCCGGGCAAGCCAGACAAGGCCCTGGTGAGCATGGGAATCTACGTATTCAACGCCCCTTTCCTGTACGAGCAGCTGATCCGGGACGCCGACGATCCGCGCTCGGAACACGATTTCGGCCGCAACATCATCCCGCACCTGATCAGGCGCTACCGGGTGTTCGCCCATCGGCTCCACGACAGCTGCGTGAACATGGTGGATGGCGTCCCTTACTGGCGCGACGTGGGCACGGTGGACGCCTACTGGGAGGCGAACCTGGACCTAGTCACGGTCAAGCCCCAGCTCAACCTGTACGACAAGGAGTGGCCCATCTGGACCTACCAGGAACAGCTGCCGCCGGCCAAGTTCGTGTTCGACGAGGAAGGACGCCGCGGGGCAGCGGTGGATTCGATGGTATCGGGCGGCTGCGTGATCAGCGGATCGACGGTGCGGCGTTCGTTGCTGTTTTCCGACGTGCGCGTCAATTCCTACTGCACCATCGAGGACGCGGTGATCCTGCCCAACGTGCAAATTGGTCGCCACGCCGTGCTCAAGAAGGTGATCATTGATTGCCGCTGCGTCATTCCTGAGGGCCTGCAGGTGGGCGTCGACCCTGACGAGGACCGCAAGCGCTTCTATGTGACGGAGAAGGGCGTGACCCTGATCACACCGGAGATGCTGGGTCAGCGGGTGCACCAGGTCCGTTGA
- a CDS encoding acetyl-CoA C-acyltransferase family protein has protein sequence MPNLSREVVVLSGVRTAIGDYGGSLKDIPPTDLGATVVREAIKRANVEAKEVGHLVFGNVIHSEAKDMYLSRVVCIQGGLPHETPALTLNRLCGSGLQAIVTAAQTIMLGDADVTVGGGAESMSRGGYLLPTLRWGTRMNETKVIDMMVGALTDPFDAVHMGITAENVAAKWGITRERQDAFAVESHRRAANAIDKGYFKEQIVPIEVKTKKGTVVFDTDEHVRRDVSPEGLAKLKPVFQKDGTVTAGNASGINDGAAAVVLAEAKYAERKGLKPMARLVSYGHAGVDPKYMGIGPVPAVKKALERAGLKIADMDVIESNEAFAAQACAVAKDLDLDPAKTNPNGGAVALGHPIGATGAILTVKALYELQRIKGKYALVTMCIGGGQGIAAIYERL, from the coding sequence ATGCCCAATTTATCCCGGGAAGTCGTCGTCCTCAGCGGCGTCCGCACTGCCATCGGCGATTACGGCGGCAGTCTCAAGGACATCCCCCCGACCGACCTGGGCGCCACGGTGGTGCGCGAGGCGATCAAGCGCGCCAACGTGGAAGCGAAGGAAGTCGGCCACCTGGTCTTCGGCAACGTCATCCACAGCGAAGCGAAAGACATGTACCTCTCCCGGGTGGTATGCATCCAGGGCGGCCTGCCCCACGAGACACCCGCCCTCACCCTCAATCGGCTTTGCGGCAGCGGCCTGCAGGCGATCGTGACCGCCGCTCAGACCATCATGCTGGGCGACGCGGACGTCACGGTGGGCGGGGGGGCGGAATCCATGAGCCGTGGTGGCTATCTGCTGCCCACGCTCCGCTGGGGCACGCGAATGAACGAAACCAAAGTGATCGACATGATGGTGGGAGCGCTGACCGACCCCTTCGACGCGGTGCACATGGGCATTACGGCGGAGAACGTCGCCGCCAAGTGGGGCATCACCCGCGAGCGCCAGGACGCCTTCGCGGTAGAGAGCCACCGGCGGGCGGCCAACGCCATCGACAAGGGCTACTTCAAGGAGCAAATCGTCCCCATCGAGGTCAAGACCAAGAAGGGGACGGTGGTCTTCGATACCGACGAGCACGTGCGCCGGGACGTAAGCCCCGAGGGCCTGGCGAAGCTCAAGCCCGTGTTCCAGAAGGATGGCACCGTCACCGCCGGCAATGCTTCCGGAATCAACGACGGCGCGGCCGCGGTAGTACTGGCGGAAGCGAAGTACGCCGAGAGAAAGGGCTTGAAGCCCATGGCCCGCCTGGTCTCCTACGGCCACGCCGGGGTAGATCCCAAGTACATGGGCATTGGGCCGGTGCCGGCGGTGAAGAAAGCCCTGGAGCGCGCCGGGCTCAAGATCGCCGACATGGACGTGATCGAGTCGAACGAAGCGTTCGCGGCCCAGGCTTGCGCGGTAGCGAAAGATCTGGATCTGGACCCGGCCAAGACCAACCCGAACGGCGGTGCGGTGGCACTCGGGCACCCCATCGGCGCAACCGGCGCGATCCTGACGGTGAAAGCCCTGTACGAGCTTCAGCGCATCAAGGGCAAGTACGCGCTGGTGACCATGTGTATCGGTGGGGGCCAAGGCATCGCCGCCATTTACGAGCGGCTCTGA
- a CDS encoding ArnT family glycosyltransferase — MPTLRVSALAIPPFRPPESPYAKYQQPPHPAWLFALVIVAWLFPGLVGHDPWKPDEPENFGIVYHMVRTGEWLVPTLTGEPVLEKPPLYYAVAAVFAKLFAPVLPLHDGARLATGFFMALTFLLVGLTGRELYGRGYGWVSALSLLGCFGLIIRGHQIIADVALLAGAAATFCGLAMGVRRPGAGGVILGTGLGVAFMSEGLLAPLLTAVIIAWVVAASPVWRTRSVAICLVLGVTFAAPWLGLWPYLLYRHSPTLFSAWLAADLARFPGLAPLTLDSALFYVKALPWFAWPALPLAAWTLWHEGREGFRHPGVHLPVIAFLVMLLGASLSPSARDVEGLPLLIPLALLGAAGIYTLRRGAANSMYWFALLGFSVLALVAWFYWTPLALEVPDRLFRHLDRMRPGYTFGFRLGPFLVGLGYTLAWIGLLVALRKNPQRPLLAWCAGLTLVWCLMMSLLISYIDHAKTYRGVVSSLRTALPVNPPCLDSLHLGKSQRAMLEYFGDIVTRPVPTGSEGSCAWLLVQGDPRRWTEPAGEWEKVWEGSRPRDKNELWVLYKKKPQVTKVTRRLAARVEG, encoded by the coding sequence TTGCCCACGCTGCGGGTTAGTGCCTTGGCCATACCGCCCTTCCGCCCCCCGGAATCACCGTACGCGAAGTACCAGCAACCGCCTCATCCGGCGTGGTTGTTCGCGCTGGTGATCGTGGCCTGGCTCTTTCCGGGTCTGGTGGGTCACGATCCCTGGAAGCCGGATGAGCCGGAGAACTTCGGCATCGTCTACCACATGGTTCGCACCGGCGAATGGCTGGTGCCGACCCTGACCGGCGAGCCGGTGCTGGAAAAGCCGCCGCTGTACTATGCAGTGGCCGCCGTCTTCGCCAAGCTCTTCGCGCCGGTGCTCCCGCTGCACGATGGCGCCCGGCTGGCCACCGGTTTTTTCATGGCCCTCACCTTTCTACTCGTAGGGCTGACCGGACGGGAACTCTACGGACGCGGTTACGGATGGGTGAGCGCCCTCTCGCTGCTGGGCTGCTTCGGTCTCATCATCCGCGGCCACCAGATCATCGCTGATGTGGCCCTGCTCGCCGGGGCTGCGGCCACGTTTTGCGGGCTCGCCATGGGCGTTCGGCGCCCAGGCGCCGGGGGCGTCATTCTGGGCACCGGGCTCGGTGTGGCTTTCATGTCGGAGGGCCTGCTGGCGCCCCTGCTGACCGCCGTCATCATCGCGTGGGTGGTCGCCGCTTCCCCGGTGTGGCGCACGCGCAGCGTGGCGATCTGCCTGGTGCTGGGCGTCACCTTCGCTGCGCCATGGCTGGGCCTCTGGCCCTACCTCCTCTACCGCCATTCGCCGACGCTGTTCTCCGCCTGGCTTGCCGCCGATCTCGCCCGTTTCCCGGGTCTTGCGCCGCTCACCCTCGACAGCGCCCTGTTCTACGTGAAGGCGCTACCGTGGTTCGCGTGGCCGGCACTGCCCCTGGCGGCGTGGACCCTATGGCACGAAGGACGCGAGGGATTCAGGCATCCCGGCGTGCACCTTCCCGTCATCGCGTTCCTGGTGATGCTCCTCGGTGCGAGCCTCTCCCCCAGTGCCCGCGACGTGGAAGGCCTGCCGCTGCTGATCCCCCTGGCGTTGCTCGGCGCTGCGGGGATCTACACGCTGCGGCGCGGCGCGGCCAACTCGATGTATTGGTTCGCCCTCCTCGGTTTCAGCGTGCTGGCGCTGGTGGCGTGGTTCTACTGGACGCCCCTGGCTCTGGAAGTGCCCGACCGCCTGTTCCGGCACCTGGATCGCATGCGCCCGGGCTACACCTTCGGCTTCCGACTGGGCCCTTTCCTGGTGGGGCTTGGCTACACGCTGGCGTGGATCGGGCTCCTCGTGGCGTTGAGGAAGAACCCTCAGCGCCCCTTGCTGGCGTGGTGCGCCGGCCTCACCCTGGTCTGGTGCCTGATGATGTCGCTGCTCATCAGCTACATCGACCATGCCAAGACCTATCGTGGGGTGGTCTCGTCCCTGCGCACCGCGCTTCCGGTGAACCCCCCGTGCCTCGACAGCCTCCATCTCGGCAAATCCCAGCGAGCCATGCTGGAGTATTTTGGGGACATCGTCACCCGCCCCGTCCCGACCGGTAGCGAAGGATCATGCGCCTGGCTTCTGGTGCAGGGCGATCCCCGCCGCTGGACGGAGCCTGCCGGAGAGTGGGAAAAGGTCTGGGAAGGCAGCCGTCCACGGGACAAGAACGAGCTGTGGGTGCTCTACAAGAAGAAGCCGCAGGTGACCAAGGTCACGCGGCGGCTCGCGGCACGGGTGGAGGGGTGA
- a CDS encoding DMT family transporter: MTEPHRTALVRIVARAAPGVFVVLWSTGFIGAKLGLSYAEPLTFLILRFLLAVGLLVPLALGLGSRWPRNALQVGHVAVAGVLLHAGYLGGVFAAIHQGLPAGVVSLIVGLQPLVTAVAAPRFLGERVSGRQWLGFALGLAGVVLVVSEELRWQDADLAGLALAALALFSITAGTLYQKRHGASADLAAGSIIQFTASALVLAPLAYLLESRRVVWSGEFLFALGWLVLVLSLGAISLLYMMLRRGEAARISSLFYLTPPVTAVIAFVAFDETLGAIAVAGMGLAAAGVWLVMRG, translated from the coding sequence ATGACCGAACCGCATCGGACCGCGCTGGTCCGAATCGTCGCCCGGGCGGCGCCGGGCGTATTCGTCGTGCTGTGGAGCACTGGCTTCATCGGCGCAAAGCTGGGGCTGTCCTACGCCGAGCCGTTGACCTTTCTCATCCTGCGCTTTCTCCTTGCCGTGGGGCTGCTCGTGCCGCTCGCCCTGGGGCTCGGTAGCCGCTGGCCCCGCAACGCCTTGCAAGTGGGCCACGTGGCCGTGGCGGGCGTGCTGCTGCATGCGGGGTACCTGGGGGGCGTCTTCGCCGCCATCCACCAGGGGCTGCCCGCGGGCGTGGTTTCGCTGATCGTAGGATTGCAGCCGCTCGTCACCGCCGTGGCGGCGCCGCGGTTCCTGGGCGAGCGGGTGAGCGGTCGCCAATGGCTGGGCTTTGCGCTGGGGCTGGCGGGCGTGGTGCTGGTCGTATCGGAGGAGCTTCGTTGGCAAGACGCGGATCTCGCCGGCCTTGCCCTCGCCGCGTTGGCGCTCTTCAGCATCACGGCAGGAACGCTGTACCAGAAGCGCCACGGCGCCTCGGCGGACTTGGCCGCCGGCAGCATCATTCAGTTCACCGCTTCCGCCCTCGTGCTCGCTCCGCTGGCGTATTTGCTTGAATCCCGCCGCGTCGTCTGGAGCGGGGAGTTTCTGTTCGCCCTGGGCTGGCTGGTGCTGGTGCTCTCTTTGGGCGCCATCAGCCTGCTCTACATGATGCTCCGCCGGGGTGAAGCGGCCCGCATCTCCAGCCTCTTCTACCTCACCCCGCCCGTCACCGCGGTAATCGCCTTTGTCGCTTTCGACGAGACGCTGGGGGCAATCGCGGTGGCCGGCATGGGGCTCGCCGCCGCCGGCGTCTGGCTGGTCATGCGCGGATAG
- a CDS encoding glycoside hydrolase family 57 protein, producing MGRSQRKLELVLLWHMHQPDYRDPRTGEFTLPWVYLHALKDYADMAYHLERHPGVKAVVNFVPVLLDQLEDYAEQFRLGLVRDPLLKLLGASNLDQVSPQTRTFILDACFRNNHHTMIEPFPPYKRLHELYRQLNVQGESAFAYLSGQYFSDLLTWYHLAWTGESVRRRHALVQRLMAQGSGFTHSDRFALFQLIGEVVAEVIPRYRRLAQSGQIELSTTPHYHPLAPLLIDFRSAREALPGVVLPQTACYPGGRSRVEWHLDSALESHARRFGDAPAGVWPAEGAISQPLLELLASRGCRWTASGQAVLANTLRRGGATHVLADRTHYLYQPYRYRGPGGEVTCFFRDDQLSDLIGFEYKSWFGRDAANDFVRRLEDILRRSPEDARPLVSVILDGENAWEYYPYNGYFFLDDLYTLLENHPLISTTTYRDYLARSAAAAAPLPPVVAGSWVYGTFSPWIGEPAKNQAWELLAAAKQHYDLVMQGGRLKPEEAEAAHRQLADCESSDWFWWLGDYNPEHAVASFERRFRDKLGNLYRLLKLPVPAALSTPLSRGHGDPEAGGAMRRASKEREG from the coding sequence ATGGGCAGGTCTCAGCGCAAGCTGGAGCTGGTGCTGCTGTGGCACATGCACCAGCCGGATTACCGCGATCCCCGTACGGGCGAGTTCACCCTGCCGTGGGTGTACCTCCACGCCCTGAAGGACTACGCCGATATGGCATATCACCTGGAGCGTCATCCAGGCGTGAAGGCGGTCGTCAACTTCGTGCCGGTGCTTCTGGACCAGCTGGAGGACTACGCCGAGCAGTTCCGTCTCGGCCTCGTGCGTGATCCCCTGCTCAAGCTGCTCGGCGCCTCGAACCTCGATCAGGTGTCGCCGCAGACGCGCACTTTCATCCTGGACGCCTGTTTCCGCAACAACCATCACACGATGATCGAGCCGTTCCCGCCGTACAAGCGGCTTCACGAGCTGTACCGGCAGCTCAACGTCCAGGGCGAGTCGGCCTTCGCGTACCTGTCGGGGCAGTACTTCAGCGATCTGCTCACGTGGTACCACCTGGCCTGGACGGGCGAGAGCGTGCGCCGCAGACATGCGCTGGTGCAGCGCCTGATGGCGCAGGGGTCAGGCTTTACCCACAGCGACCGGTTCGCGCTCTTCCAGCTCATCGGGGAGGTGGTGGCGGAAGTGATCCCGCGCTACCGGCGGCTTGCCCAGTCCGGACAGATTGAGCTTTCGACGACGCCTCACTACCACCCGCTCGCGCCGTTGCTCATCGATTTTCGAAGCGCTCGCGAGGCGCTGCCCGGCGTGGTCCTGCCGCAGACCGCCTGCTACCCGGGCGGGCGCAGCCGCGTCGAATGGCACTTGGATTCGGCCCTCGAGAGTCACGCACGGCGTTTCGGGGACGCGCCTGCAGGGGTGTGGCCGGCGGAAGGGGCGATCTCTCAGCCCCTGCTCGAGCTGCTGGCAAGCCGTGGCTGCCGCTGGACCGCGAGCGGCCAGGCCGTGCTCGCCAACACCCTGCGTCGAGGCGGCGCGACGCACGTGCTTGCCGATCGTACCCACTATCTCTACCAGCCGTACCGCTACCGCGGTCCCGGCGGCGAGGTGACCTGTTTCTTCCGCGATGACCAGCTCTCCGATCTCATCGGCTTCGAATACAAGTCCTGGTTCGGACGCGACGCGGCCAACGACTTTGTCCGCCGGTTGGAAGACATCCTCAGGCGTTCTCCCGAGGACGCGCGTCCGCTCGTGAGCGTGATCCTGGACGGCGAGAACGCCTGGGAATACTACCCCTACAACGGGTATTTCTTTCTCGACGATCTCTACACCCTTCTCGAGAACCACCCTCTCATCTCGACCACCACCTATCGCGATTATCTGGCCCGAAGCGCCGCGGCGGCCGCCCCGCTGCCACCCGTGGTGGCCGGCAGCTGGGTGTACGGAACGTTCTCACCCTGGATCGGCGAGCCGGCCAAGAACCAAGCGTGGGAGCTGCTTGCCGCGGCGAAGCAGCACTACGATCTCGTGATGCAGGGTGGACGCCTTAAGCCTGAGGAAGCGGAAGCCGCGCATCGACAGTTGGCCGACTGCGAGAGCTCAGACTGGTTTTGGTGGCTGGGCGACTACAATCCCGAGCACGCGGTGGCAAGCTTCGAGCGCCGGTTTCGCGACAAGTTGGGGAACCTCTACCGGCTTCTCAAGCTACCGGTGCCCGCGGCGCTCTCCACCCCCCTCAGCCGCGGACACGGCGACCCGGAAGCGGGTGGGGCCATGCGGCGCGCGTCCAAGGAAAGGGAGGGGTGA
- a CDS encoding DUF6494 family protein, with product MNEEALNLSIRKFLKMVGIRSQREIEQAVQKALAAGQVKGTESFPAKMRLTVEGLQVDVTFEGEIELA from the coding sequence ATGAATGAAGAAGCGCTCAACCTCAGCATCCGCAAGTTCCTCAAGATGGTAGGCATCCGCTCGCAGCGGGAGATCGAGCAGGCCGTGCAGAAAGCGCTCGCGGCAGGCCAGGTGAAGGGCACCGAATCGTTCCCCGCCAAGATGCGCCTGACGGTGGAGGGGCTCCAAGTAGACGTCACCTTCGAAGGCGAGATCGAGCTGGCCTAG
- the hslO gene encoding Hsp33 family molecular chaperone HslO gives MTQHDILQPFMFEDAGIRGGLVRLDATWRTVLENRDYPRPVRDVLGELMAAAALLSATLKYSGSIIMQMQGDGAIPLLVVECTSELTLRGLAHWKDEPREGPLSELVGPGRLAITLDPRQGRRTYQGVVDLSGDSVAAALEHYMRRSEQLDTRLWLAADQERAVGMLLQQLPDRPCPDGDLWNRATALGATLTRDELLAHSPRELLRRLFHEEDLRVFDTRSVSFRCSCSRERVQAMLRMLGRDEVRAILADRGAVEVRCEFCNRRYAFDVVDAEQLFAAEVVTTPGPTQH, from the coding sequence ATGACACAACACGATATCCTGCAGCCGTTCATGTTCGAGGACGCCGGGATCCGCGGCGGCCTTGTCCGTCTCGACGCCACCTGGCGCACCGTGCTGGAGAACCGGGACTACCCCCGCCCGGTCCGGGACGTGCTCGGCGAGCTGATGGCAGCCGCGGCGCTCCTTTCGGCCACCCTCAAGTATTCAGGGTCTATCATCATGCAAATGCAGGGCGACGGGGCAATCCCCCTGCTGGTAGTGGAGTGCACCAGCGAGCTCACGCTGAGGGGCCTCGCCCACTGGAAGGATGAGCCGCGCGAAGGCCCGCTTTCCGAGTTGGTCGGGCCCGGCAGGCTCGCCATCACCCTCGATCCTCGGCAAGGCCGCCGGACTTACCAGGGCGTCGTCGATCTCTCGGGAGACAGCGTGGCTGCTGCGCTCGAGCACTACATGAGACGGTCCGAGCAGCTCGACACGCGGCTGTGGCTTGCCGCGGACCAGGAACGCGCCGTGGGCATGCTGCTTCAGCAGCTTCCCGACCGTCCCTGTCCCGACGGCGACCTATGGAACCGCGCCACTGCCCTCGGCGCGACGCTCACCCGCGACGAGCTCTTGGCGCATTCGCCGCGGGAGTTGCTGCGGCGGCTGTTCCACGAGGAAGACCTGCGCGTGTTCGACACGCGGTCGGTGTCCTTCCGCTGCTCCTGCTCCCGGGAGCGGGTGCAAGCCATGCTGCGCATGTTGGGCCGCGACGAGGTACGGGCGATTCTCGCCGATCGTGGCGCCGTGGAAGTGCGCTGTGAGTTCTGCAACCGTCGCTACGCCTTCGACGTGGTGGACGCCGAACAGCTTTTCGCTGCCGAGGTCGTGACCACGCCGGGGCCCACGCAGCACTAA
- a CDS encoding NAD(P)-binding domain-containing protein produces MPFFHLSMQVGVLGMNAPASAVVRRLAGQGIAVSVYARDRAALDAVRREASITTPRGVKAFCQALRPPRTVLLCTSETALVHALAQHVAREDCVVDCVDDDLHTGAQRARLLAARGAQVADVGLFTAPGSDVFGFGLAVGGEEAAFERLRPLAGKLAMGSSSGASEMGVVHAGPAGSGRFLKALQGLLLEGTLAGSQAALKNLAQAPASLAFPLTLASAWTVGAQANARVIELCRQYLALVGGDRAPPCPAVDLARMALATAQAAAGYLGRIQELLRTGGAGA; encoded by the coding sequence GTGCCGTTTTTCCACCTCTCCATGCAGGTTGGCGTCCTCGGAATGAATGCCCCGGCCTCAGCCGTGGTGCGTCGGCTGGCCGGCCAGGGAATAGCCGTTTCGGTCTATGCCCGGGACCGCGCTGCGCTTGACGCGGTGCGCCGCGAAGCATCGATCACCACCCCCCGGGGAGTAAAGGCCTTCTGCCAGGCGCTCAGGCCCCCGCGGACCGTGCTCCTGTGCACCTCCGAGACGGCCTTGGTCCACGCCCTGGCGCAGCACGTGGCGCGGGAAGACTGCGTTGTGGACTGCGTGGACGACGACCTGCACACCGGCGCGCAGCGGGCCCGCCTGCTCGCCGCGAGGGGCGCTCAGGTGGCCGACGTGGGCCTGTTCACGGCGCCGGGCAGCGACGTGTTCGGCTTCGGCCTCGCCGTGGGAGGCGAGGAGGCGGCGTTTGAGCGCCTGCGACCGCTGGCCGGGAAGCTGGCGATGGGAAGCAGCTCGGGGGCGAGCGAAATGGGGGTCGTGCATGCGGGGCCGGCGGGCTCGGGGCGCTTCCTCAAAGCATTGCAAGGATTGTTGCTGGAGGGGACCCTCGCCGGAAGCCAGGCGGCCCTGAAGAACCTGGCGCAAGCGCCGGCTTCCCTCGCCTTTCCCCTGACGCTGGCCAGCGCCTGGACCGTCGGTGCCCAGGCCAACGCGCGGGTGATCGAGCTGTGCCGGCAGTATCTGGCGCTCGTCGGCGGCGATCGTGCGCCTCCATGTCCAGCCGTCGACCTGGCGCGGATGGCACTCGCCACCGCCCAAGCAGCAGCGGGCTATCTCGGCCGGATCCAGGAACTGCTGCGCACTGGAGGCGCCGGCGCGTAA
- the pgi gene encoding glucose-6-phosphate isomerase gives MSRLTESPAWKALAAHHASIQGCHLRELFATDPQRFERFSLEAAGLFIDYSKNRITADTLALLIQLARDAELPRWTERLLGGDMVNHTEQRAALHTALRAEQSVYFGGRDVLPDVKRVLEHMRRFSDAVRSGNLRGITGKPFTDVVNIGIGGSDLGPAMVTEALRPYGSPELKVHFVSNVDGSHLTDTLSALNPETTLFIVASKTFTTQETLANARSAREWLLNGLRTGSAVSRHFVAVSTNAEEVQRFGIAPNNMFEFWDWVGGRYSLWSAIGLPICIAVGFENFAELLAGARAMDEHFAQAPLEKNGPVILGLLAVWYANFFGTRSHAVLPYDQHLARFPAYLQQLEMESLGKSVDRQGRPVDYQTGVVIWGEPGTNGQHAFFQLLHQGTPLVTADFLVGARAHHPLAAHQRMLVANCLAQTEALMRGRTEDEARAELEARGLKGEALERLLPYQVFPGNRPSTTIVYESLTPRALGALIALYEHKVFVESVILNINAFDQWGVELGKQLAKSLLPELEAPPGGTLSHDASTNGLINYIRARSS, from the coding sequence ATGAGCCGTCTGACCGAATCCCCTGCCTGGAAGGCGTTGGCGGCCCACCACGCGTCCATCCAGGGCTGCCACCTGCGCGAACTGTTCGCCACCGATCCCCAGCGCTTCGAGCGCTTCTCCTTGGAAGCGGCGGGGTTGTTCATCGACTATTCCAAGAACCGTATCACGGCGGACACCCTGGCGCTCCTCATCCAGCTCGCGCGCGACGCCGAGCTACCGCGCTGGACCGAGCGGCTGCTCGGGGGTGATATGGTCAACCACACCGAGCAGCGAGCCGCCCTGCACACGGCGCTGCGCGCCGAGCAGTCGGTGTATTTCGGAGGGCGCGATGTGCTGCCCGACGTGAAGAGGGTACTCGAGCACATGCGCCGCTTTTCCGACGCGGTGCGAAGCGGGAACCTGCGCGGCATCACGGGCAAACCCTTCACCGACGTGGTCAACATCGGCATCGGCGGCTCGGACCTGGGGCCGGCGATGGTCACGGAGGCGCTGCGCCCCTACGGCAGTCCCGAGCTCAAGGTGCATTTCGTCTCCAACGTGGACGGCAGCCACCTCACCGACACGCTCTCGGCGCTTAACCCCGAGACGACGCTGTTCATCGTGGCCTCCAAGACCTTCACCACCCAGGAGACGCTGGCCAACGCCCGCTCGGCCCGGGAGTGGCTGCTCAATGGGCTGCGCACGGGCTCCGCGGTATCGCGCCACTTCGTGGCTGTATCCACCAATGCCGAGGAGGTGCAGAGATTCGGCATCGCACCGAACAACATGTTCGAGTTCTGGGACTGGGTGGGCGGCCGCTACTCCCTGTGGTCAGCCATCGGGCTGCCCATCTGCATCGCCGTGGGATTTGAAAATTTCGCCGAGCTCCTGGCCGGCGCCCGCGCCATGGACGAGCACTTCGCCCAGGCGCCGCTGGAGAAGAACGGACCAGTGATCCTGGGGCTGCTGGCGGTGTGGTACGCCAACTTCTTCGGTACCCGTTCCCACGCGGTCCTTCCCTACGACCAGCACCTCGCGCGGTTTCCCGCCTACCTGCAGCAGCTCGAGATGGAAAGTCTCGGCAAGAGCGTCGATCGCCAGGGTCGCCCGGTGGACTACCAAACCGGCGTGGTCATCTGGGGCGAGCCGGGCACCAACGGCCAGCATGCCTTCTTCCAGCTCTTGCACCAGGGAACCCCGCTCGTGACCGCGGACTTTCTCGTGGGTGCGCGCGCGCACCATCCGCTCGCTGCCCACCAGCGCATGCTGGTCGCCAACTGCCTCGCCCAAACCGAAGCGCTCATGCGTGGCAGGACCGAGGACGAAGCCCGCGCCGAGCTGGAGGCCAGGGGGCTCAAGGGGGAAGCGCTCGAGCGACTGCTGCCCTACCAGGTGTTCCCCGGCAACCGCCCGAGCACCACCATCGTCTATGAGAGCCTCACCCCACGGGCTCTGGGGGCCCTCATCGCCCTCTACGAGCACAAGGTGTTCGTCGAAAGCGTGATCCTCAACATCAACGCCTTCGACCAGTGGGGAGTGGAGCTGGGCAAGCAGCTCGCGAAATCCCTTCTTCCCGAGCTGGAAGCACCGCCGGGAGGAACCCTCTCCCACGACGCTTCCACCAACGGGCTGATCAATTACATACGAGCCCGCTCGTCATAG